The sequence TTTTGGCATATTTCTGACCTTGGAACGTTTCCCTTAAGATAGCCTGTTGCAGGTCGTCCAAGTGTTTTCCCGTCTTGGCAAAGACTAGATCGTCGGCAAATCTTAAGATTTCCTTAAGCTCCATAGGTACTGTATCTGCTGGTTTTGGTGTATTTTATCTGATTTTTTATGACATTATCTCACAATTTAGATGACAAAATTCGACTTTTCCTGATGCAGTTAGCCAAATTACTGCACAATAACAGCGAGCTTATCATATTTAAGAATGGCAACAAACTTGTACAACCAAGGATGAGGACAACCCAAATGACCCACACGCTAGTGTAGACCTGCTTCGTTTAAGTAACGAAACCTAACCTTTGCAAATACTTTTTAAGTTAATTAAGAAAAATTGACAGAACGTAACAATGGCTGAAAATAAACAAATCATCCCCGGTGATAGATATACTGAAATCCTGGAAGGTGGGACAATAAAGCTCACAGCCAAGACAGTTCAGTTTGGTTCTAATGTTTTTCAATTTCATAACGTCACAGGTTTTGGCATAGCCAAAGTGGATACAATTAAAATCCCTCTGGGCTCGCTTTTTATTTTGTTTATCATAGGATTGGTTCTCGGCAGTCTTCCAAATATTAGCCTAGTAGGCGGATTACTGGTTTTAGGAGCGATTGCTGGAGTTATATACAACATTACTCAGCCACAACGGTATGGTCTAGGACTATATTTGAATTCAGGACACATGAAAGTATTTGTGACTACGGATGTGAGAGGTTTAAAAATTGTAGTTGAAGACCTGTGTAACTACATGGAAAATAATAAATTAGGTGGTTACGTAGTGAATATAGTTGGAGGAAATGTTACGGGTAATTACATTGGAGGAGACGCTTCTGGCACTACTTCAACTTATCGTTAAACAACTAGACAAAAAGCAAAATGGGAGGAATTTATGGGAAACGAATCAATACAAAACAGTATCGGAGGAAGCTTTGAAGGTAATTTCACAGGTGGGGATGTCCATCAAAGTAGTATCGTATACCATAAACAAGAATCTGCATTACCAAAAGAAGATAAGGCTGAAATCGAATCTTCTATTTCCAAACTTAAAGCGAGTATTGAGGCAGAGTCAAACTTGACTAAAGACCAAAAAGAGAAAGTTTTAGCACAAGTAAAACTAATTGAAGATGCTGTTAACAATCCCGATGGAGGAGAAAAAAAGAAACAGGCTCAAGACGCCAATTCTGCTCTCAAAACAATGTTTTCTGTGTTACCAGTAGCTGCTAAGTTTGTAGAAGAATTCAATAAAGTATCAGATTTGATTATTAAATTGTTTGGGTTGGGAGCAGTATAAAGAAGCATCTTGGTAAGCAGTTTCTGTAACATAACAGCAGAGATTATCCTCTTCTTTTACCCAAATGGTAGCGTGCGCGTGGCGTGATATACGCCTGTTTTTTCTTAACAAGCGTTCGCTACCATTTTAGCATAATTGTGTTTTTAGATTTAACTTAACGAGGGCAACCACTCAATATCAAGTATTTGGTCAAGCGAGTAAGGACACTCTGGGGGTAAACTGACGGAATTTTGGGTTTTAATTTTCACAAAACCTAACGCATCTTTATAGATAGAATTCAATTCCGACTCCAAATAATTACGGAGATTGGTAGTAATCCTTCGTCTCAACTGAATTCGGAAATTATAGATTTCTTCTTGCCAATGGACTGCATTATACTCAGATTCACTCGTCCAATATTGCAGTAATAATAAATGACGGATAACCTGTTCTAAAAGGCTGGCTACCGCATTTTTCTTTTCCTTGCCCAAATCCTCTAACTCCTCAATTAAGTTATCTAAATCCAGGTCTTCAAATCGCTGCTTTTTTAGCAATTTCACTGTTTCTTCTAGCCATTGATAATCATCAACTTCGTACAGATTCTTTAAATCGGTAGTACTCATAATAACTCCCACCAACCTTTAACTCACTTTTCTTTGACGCTTGTGCTGCAAAAATTCAGCAAAATCTCGCACTTCTGCCAATAAATCGGCGGGTAAAGCATCAAGAAGCTCTAAAACTAGCCCTCTAATTATTTCTCGCTCTAATTGAATATCCGCTCTTTCCAAAGTTAATAAAGCTAGTGTTTCTCCCGTATCGCTGACAAACTCTATCTCAAACGCCTGTTCATCATCATAACAATGAACGATCGCTCCCTTAGCGCCCTTTTTCAATCCGTGTTCTTCAAGATCGCGGGTTAAAGTAATTACATCTAGCTCTTTCAGCATATTACGATCGATCCTTATTTTCTAAAAATGGTCGAGCGGTAACAAAACGAGGGTTTTCTTGACCTAAATAATCCATACAGTTTAGAAAATTACCCGGAATTCCTTGAGCATCTTCGCAAAAGTTCAGATCGCGAAATGCGATGATATCGCGCAATTTTTCGATAACTTTATGCGTCCGACTGTCTGGGAAAGACTGAGGACAAGTTAAGAGATAAATCGGGAAATCCTGGAAGGGTGACTGTTTCATTCGGCAAGGCAATTCGTCTCAGGCGATAACTGAACTTGCCTTGCATATCCTGATATGGTTCGTTATAAATTTCCAAGCAATTATCTACTAGGTTAAATATCCAGTAATGATAAATTCCATCTTCGGCGTAGAGAGATAATTTTGTTGTGCGATCGTAACTCAAAGTAGAATCAGAAATTTCGATTACCAGCAACACATCCTCCGGATACGGGTGAGAAGATATATAATTGTCAGGACTATTATTTGCAATGACAACATCAGGTTGAGGTTCGCTGTCAGCAGGGAGGATAATTGGTTCTTGTCCGCGCACGATCGCACGCCTACCCAACAGTATAATTAATTCCTGAACTAAAAGAGTATTGCAGACAGAGTGCGGCGTTTTTTTAGTAGGCATCTGGATAATTTCTCCCCGAATCAGTTCAACTCGTTCGTCGGGACTGAAAAAACCCAGTTCCTCCAAACGGTGATATTCATCTAAAGTAAATTTTTTTGGCGTAACGGTAGTCATAATTAGGTAAGGTGTAAGGTACTAATGACAGCATTTTTAGTAGTTAATTTAGGTAATGTAGAGTAATCTCGCATCACCAAACTGCATCTTGGTACTATTTTAAACGCAAAGGACGCAAAGGTCAACGCAAAGTAACGCCAAGTTTTTCTTTTCCTCTGCGTACCTCTGCGCTAACCTTAGCGTACCTCTGCGTTGAAAAAAGAATCCTCAATCTCAACGAGTAACTAACTTCTTAATATCCCCAAAAGCGCGATAAAAACCACCGCGAGATGATTCGCGCACCTCTTCCACCAAATAACGCGCACCTTCTTGGCGAATGTCTTTAGGAAATTGCACTTTCCAGTTGGAGTTATAACCGGGAGAAACAACGCGAATTCTCAAGTTACTTCCTTCTTTGAAACACTCGACAATTACTCCTTGAGTTGTGTTTGAGGTAGTTTCCAAAGTGTTGGAAGGAATGGCGGCTGGAATGGCGGCTGGTGCTTTAATATTAACTGTTTGAGGAAGTGTACCCGCTTGTGCGGCATTAATTGCAGATTCGCTGGCGTCGATGCAAGCAAGCGAACCGTCGGTGGTGACGATGTAAAGCCGATCGTCTAAAAATTGCATGGAGAAGGCGGAACCGCAGCCTGTGGCTAGTTTCCAGAGTCGATCGCCTTTTTCGTTAAAGCAATAAATCGACGAACAATTATCGCCTGCAAATACATATTTCCCGTCTTCAGCAGTGGCGCAAGAATATACGGCTGCATCGCAATGGTAAATTGTTTTAGCTTCGCCTTTCTTAGTAAAAGCACAAACTAAATTTTGGCTGGTACTGGCATAAACCATTGCTTCTTCTTGCCAACCAAATAGCACTTCGCCGCGTGTTTTTTGATGCCAAATTTTTTTGCCATCTTCCCAATCGTACATCGTCACGCCTTCACTGTGTCCGTGATAGACGCCAATCTCGTCGCAACGTACCATCCAACCATATTTACCGCTACTCTTTTTCGTCCACTGGGATTCGTCTTCGTGATTGATAGTTGTGATGTTCCCTTCGAGATCGGAAACTCCCAGGATTGCATCTTTAATATCTAGCCAGAAAATATCTACATTATCGGCAATTTCATAGGCGATGCGGGGAATTTTTCCTGTCAAATCGTAGACTTTGCCATCATCGCATCCCGCATAAAGCCAGCCTTCATCGGCGACGATACATTTCACGCCGTCAGGTAATCGCAATTGATTGATTACTTGACCTGTATTGTTAAGAGCAAATATTTGACCTGCTTGATTGCCAACCCAACAGCGATTTTTGTCAATAAAGATACCAAAAGCGGCAGAACCGGAGGCGAATTTCCACAGTACTGGAGATGGGGAAGCGGTGGATCGATCGCTCTTGATTTCCCTTCGAGTCACGGCACGTTTCTGGCGCACACCCATGACCGCTTGTTCGTAACCTTTCTTCAGTTTTTCGTTAATCTTTTTCGTCGCTTCCGCTTTTGCTTTTTCCGCTGTCGGATAGGTTTTCACCTGAGTCTGACCTTTGTCGCCAATCCGACCGTAGCGAATGGAAACTTCCGTATCTTTGATAATAACTTCGTAAAATTTATGGGAAACGCCATCGGATTCGGATAACTCTAAATATGTTTTTTCTTCAGCCATTTTTTTGCTCCTGTTTTCTCTTGTTTGATATTAATTTACCTCTCAAGAGGGATTGTGCATTCAAAGGTTGAGATTTGTAACTAAATCGGTTATGATGGGGATATGTGCGATCGGGAATAGCTCAGCACAGCAGCAATTCCCTCACTCAACCAATTTTAGCGAGCTTAACTATTAAGTTTTGTTACCGGAGAGAGACTCGATTGGTGAAACTTGTATCCCCTTTGCGTCAAACTTGAAAAAGACGCCCGATCGTTCTACTTTTGGGCAAACCTGAAGTCTTGGTGCGAGAGATGAACACGCTATTAACACTTTTTGGCAAAGAACGCAGCGAACTACAGAAAGAAATCGATCGCGCAACCAGCGTCGAGCAAGTTGTGAAGCTGGTTCATAGCCGACTCGATACTCTTCAAAAGAATTACATTGGCGAGCTGAATGTAAATCAGGTACGTCTGGCTTCGTTTTTCCTGGACACGCTGCGACAATCTGTCGCCACTCTCACCGCCGCTAACGAAACTCAACTCGCTCTCCCAGAGCCCGATCGCATTGTAAACCAAGCCGGACGAGTTTCTCCCAACAGATTAATCCTCAAAGTGGTACAGGGATTCATTTCCATCGCCATTTTAGGTTCGCTGGTTTCCCTGACGAGAACATCCCCAGGCGCGTGGATGGCGATTTTGTTGGTGGGAGTCCTGCTGGGAGTGGAAGTTGTACTCCAACTCGATAAAGATAAAAATAAAGATAGTGCGGAACTTCCCCAACTTCCGGAAGCACCCCAACCAATTGTGCGAGTTGATAGTCAAGTGCTTCTAGACAACATTGCCGATGCTTTGAATACAATTGATTTAGCAGTAGGTCGCTCTCAAGACGCCAAAAAACCTCTCGATGACCTTGGCATAGAAGATCTGCCAGAACTATTAAATCTGATTCAAAGATTGATGGGCGCGTCATATTTGGAAAGACCGCAAATGGCTTTAGAATTAGCAAGGCTGCTGCCACAAAGTTTGATGGAACAGGGAATTCGCGTGCAAATCTACCGACCGGAAGATGCACAAAACGGACGAGAGTATTTTGACTTCGAGCCAAGTATCGATCGCACTACCAAAGATTACATTACCATCACCCCCGCATTATTTAAAGGCGATCGCTTGCTCAGAAGAGGTAGAGTAATCGAACCAGCATTCTTCCAAACCAGAGATTAACACCACCTCAACTGCGATCGCAGACTGAATCCCTCTTCAAAACTCTGCTTACCCAACAAAAAAACTCCATTTACATCTGTGTTCATCTGTGTTCATCTTCCTTCATCTGTGGTAAAAAAATATCCCTGTACGAAGCGAGCATTCCTATACAGTCTAAAAAAATCGCCTAAATAAGAGTATGGAAATTTTAGAAACGATCGGTTTCGATTTGGGACATGGCGAAACAGCCGTAGCCAAAGCAATAGTCGAGAGCATTGAACCTCCAGAAATGCTTGAGGTTAATAACAAAAAAATCCAAGTTACCGCGCTTGGTTGGCATCCCGATTTGGGATATCTTGTAGGCGAACAAGCCTTAATCCAAGCAGGCGTTACCCAACTCAAAATCACTTTCAAACAAAAACCAAACAACGATCCCACTTATCGAGAAACAATTCGCACTTTTTTGGAAACCTACTTCCGTCTTTTAAAAGATAACAAGCAAATCAAAGGTGGAGATAGCGACTACTTTTATGTTGGCTGTCCTTCGGGATGGTCGTTGAGCGATCGCGAAGAATATCAAAAGCTACTTAAAGAAGCTGGAATTCCTTTACTGAACGTTGTTCCGGAATCGCGTGCTGCTTTTATGCAAGCCAAAGAAGCCGGCAAGCTTGAGTACGACAAGTTGAAATCTTCAGTGCTAATTGTCGATATCGGTTCTTCCACTACTGACTTTACCCTAGTTAAGAGCTTACACGAAATCCCAATCGATTTCGGCAGTAACAGTTTGGGAGCATCGCTAATAGACAAGGCAATTTTTGCTCGCACTCTCGCCAAACACGAACAAAAAGATTTACTCGAAAGAGTGTTTGCAGAATATCCCCATCACCAAGCTCGTTGCGAACTTGCTTGTCGCAAAGCAAAGGAAGATTATTTTTCTAACGAGCAGCTATTCAGCAACCCGCAATCATTTGCTCGCGGTTTTGAATCCATCAACGAACAAATTTACTTTATCCCCCAAGTTAACAAGTTAATTATGGAGGAGATATTGAATCAACCTTTGTCGGAACTGGGAAACAAGAGTTGGATGCAATGTTTTCGCGAATCGGTGATTGAAGCGAAGGAAAAGCTTGCTCAAAAAGCGATCGTACCGAGGATTGTGCTGATGACTGGCGGTGCATCTCGGATGAAATTCACCCGTCAAATTTGCGAAGAAATCTTTCCCGAACCCGACACGCAAGTTCGTCCAGATCCGGAACCGGAACGCTGTATTGCTTTGGGTTTAGCGCGAGTGGGACGATGGGATTTGCGTGCTGCTGCTTTCAAGCAAGAGTTGAACAAACTACTCGATTCGGACAAGATCAAAGATATCATCAAAAAACATATCCCAGAGTTAGTCGAGTTGTTGACGCAACCGCTGTCATTTGGTTTAATAGAAAATGCCATTAAACCGGGTTTGAAAGATTGGCAAAGCAACAAAGTACGGACTTTGGCAGACCTGGAAATTGCTCTGAAAAAGCGAGCCGAACAGTGGCTGAAAAGCGATCGGGCCAAACTTCTGATCGACAATCAATGTGTGAGTTGGTTTAACAGCAAAATCCAACCCGACTTGGCTTTGGAAACCGACCCCATTTGTCGCAAGTTCCAAATACCGAGAAGCAGCTTAAGGTTTGAGGAAGGTATCGACCCCGATGTGGTGAACCCGGATCTGTCGATTGGGGATGCGATTCTAGCAGAAACTGTAGCGTTTATCGTCAATGTTGTGATTGGTGGCGGTACTCTCGCCAGCATCTTTCTTCTCATCATAACCGGACATTTTACGTGGCCGATCGCACTCGTCTATGGTGCCTCAGCTATCGCCGCCGGAATGGAACTAAACAGGAAGGGAGTAAAGGACGCAATCAAGACAAATATGGATATTCCCAGTTGGCTGCGTTCTAGTTTTTTGAACGATAGCAAAATCGAGAATATCTGCGAAAAAATTAATCCGGACTTGGAGATGACTCTGAAAGAACAACTGACAGCAAATCAAGCTGCTTTTGACGAATTAATCGTCAAAGTCGGGCAAAGCCTCCAAAAAGCTTTGAACGCCAAAGCGGAAGAGGCCATCATTTTGATTCAGTAGACGCGATTAGCTCCCTTAAATCGCACGAGCGTTAACTCACCTACTTGCTCAAAACAACCTTTTCTTCGCCCTTGTACTCCCTGTCTGACACCTGGGAATCCATCAGCGATACGAGACGAGAAAACCAATAGGTAATTTCTGGATCGCAATAGGTTGTCAGACGGGCGATTTCCCTAGCAAGATTGTAAGCTTCCTCTGCCTTAGCCCTATCCTTGAGTCCGGCGCGATCGAGTAACGCTGTTTTCAAATCCCCCGGATAGCTAGGCAATCTCTCCCCTTCCTTAACTCGCATTCGCCCAACAATGGGACTCCAGTCAATTTGGCCGACAATAAAACTCGAACTCATAATTTCCTCACGATATTTTACCTTTCATTACAACCTAGTCTCTTTTGACCCATATATGCAAATATTTTTTCTTCTGCTTTTGATAAATAAAATCTATTAAATTTACTTAAAAGTCTGTATTGAGGTAGTTGTCTCGTTTCACAAGATATATGAAATAGCACGACTCTTGCAGAATGCGATCGCCATCTCATAAATTTAAATAAGATCTTATTATCCGCATAAATACGGGAGAACCGCAAAGATTTTTTACTAAATATATTCAGCAAATTTAAGGAATTGTAGGTTGGGTTGAGCGATAGCGAAACCCAACACTTTGTTGGGTTTCCTGGCGTCAACCCAACCTACGAAAACCTACGAAAATCCCAATTTTATACTTATCTACTTTCAACAAACAATTAAGTTATCGTGCAGTAACATAGCGATCGCACTCAAATGTAACAGTATCTAACATTTTTAATATCAATCCGAAAGATCGTAAATTCACTGAATAAATTCAGTTTCCAGGCTCATATTCAACCAGTTATCATACCAATCATAAAAACTTAAAGCTGGCTCGCTTAAAACTGACTCCAACTGTTCTTCCTCGATAACATAACCTTCGTAATGATAAAAGGACGCTATTTGCAAAGAACAAGGATAAATACCATCATCACTACCACAGTCATTTATCCAGATTGTTCCTCGCTGGTCTCCTGTAATTACTAAGCGGCTATGTATGTCGCAACCATAATTTGCT is a genomic window of Aerosakkonema funiforme FACHB-1375 containing:
- a CDS encoding WGR domain-containing protein; this encodes MAEEKTYLELSESDGVSHKFYEVIIKDTEVSIRYGRIGDKGQTQVKTYPTAEKAKAEATKKINEKLKKGYEQAVMGVRQKRAVTRREIKSDRSTASPSPVLWKFASGSAAFGIFIDKNRCWVGNQAGQIFALNNTGQVINQLRLPDGVKCIVADEGWLYAGCDDGKVYDLTGKIPRIAYEIADNVDIFWLDIKDAILGVSDLEGNITTINHEDESQWTKKSSGKYGWMVRCDEIGVYHGHSEGVTMYDWEDGKKIWHQKTRGEVLFGWQEEAMVYASTSQNLVCAFTKKGEAKTIYHCDAAVYSCATAEDGKYVFAGDNCSSIYCFNEKGDRLWKLATGCGSAFSMQFLDDRLYIVTTDGSLACIDASESAINAAQAGTLPQTVNIKAPAAIPAAIPSNTLETTSNTTQGVIVECFKEGSNLRIRVVSPGYNSNWKVQFPKDIRQEGARYLVEEVRESSRGGFYRAFGDIKKLVTR
- a CDS encoding DUF29 domain-containing protein, whose protein sequence is MSTTDLKNLYEVDDYQWLEETVKLLKKQRFEDLDLDNLIEELEDLGKEKKNAVASLLEQVIRHLLLLQYWTSESEYNAVHWQEEIYNFRIQLRRRITTNLRNYLESELNSIYKDALGFVKIKTQNSVSLPPECPYSLDQILDIEWLPSLS
- a CDS encoding DUF6232 family protein, producing the protein MAENKQIIPGDRYTEILEGGTIKLTAKTVQFGSNVFQFHNVTGFGIAKVDTIKIPLGSLFILFIIGLVLGSLPNISLVGGLLVLGAIAGVIYNITQPQRYGLGLYLNSGHMKVFVTTDVRGLKIVVEDLCNYMENNKLGGYVVNIVGGNVTGNYIGGDASGTTSTYR
- a CDS encoding Hsp70 family protein — encoded protein: MEILETIGFDLGHGETAVAKAIVESIEPPEMLEVNNKKIQVTALGWHPDLGYLVGEQALIQAGVTQLKITFKQKPNNDPTYRETIRTFLETYFRLLKDNKQIKGGDSDYFYVGCPSGWSLSDREEYQKLLKEAGIPLLNVVPESRAAFMQAKEAGKLEYDKLKSSVLIVDIGSSTTDFTLVKSLHEIPIDFGSNSLGASLIDKAIFARTLAKHEQKDLLERVFAEYPHHQARCELACRKAKEDYFSNEQLFSNPQSFARGFESINEQIYFIPQVNKLIMEEILNQPLSELGNKSWMQCFRESVIEAKEKLAQKAIVPRIVLMTGGASRMKFTRQICEEIFPEPDTQVRPDPEPERCIALGLARVGRWDLRAAAFKQELNKLLDSDKIKDIIKKHIPELVELLTQPLSFGLIENAIKPGLKDWQSNKVRTLADLEIALKKRAEQWLKSDRAKLLIDNQCVSWFNSKIQPDLALETDPICRKFQIPRSSLRFEEGIDPDVVNPDLSIGDAILAETVAFIVNVVIGGGTLASIFLLIITGHFTWPIALVYGASAIAAGMELNRKGVKDAIKTNMDIPSWLRSSFLNDSKIENICEKINPDLEMTLKEQLTANQAAFDELIVKVGQSLQKALNAKAEEAIILIQ
- a CDS encoding Uma2 family endonuclease; translation: MTTVTPKKFTLDEYHRLEELGFFSPDERVELIRGEIIQMPTKKTPHSVCNTLLVQELIILLGRRAIVRGQEPIILPADSEPQPDVVIANNSPDNYISSHPYPEDVLLVIEISDSTLSYDRTTKLSLYAEDGIYHYWIFNLVDNCLEIYNEPYQDMQGKFSYRLRRIALPNETVTLPGFPDLSLNLSSVFPRQSDA
- a CDS encoding DUF4926 domain-containing protein; translated protein: MLKELDVITLTRDLEEHGLKKGAKGAIVHCYDDEQAFEIEFVSDTGETLALLTLERADIQLEREIIRGLVLELLDALPADLLAEVRDFAEFLQHKRQRKVS